DNA from Rhizobacter sp. J219:
CAGGCGTGCGCGCCTGAGTAGTACTCGTGGTTGCCGGTCACGAAGAAGGTGCCGTGACGTGAGCGCAGCTCCGCCAGCGGGGCCACGTGCGGGCCGAGTTCACGCACGCTGCCGTCGACCAGGTCGCCGGTGACGGCCACCATGTCGGCATCGAGCTGGTTGACGGTGTCGACGATCGCGCGCAGGTAGGGTGCCTTGATCGTCGGGCCGACGTGGATGTCGCTGATCTGCGCAATGGTGAAGCCCTGCAGCGAAGGCGGCAGGCCGGCAATCGGCACCTCGACCGAGACGACACGGGCGCGGCGGCGGGCATTGATGAATCCCCACGCCGTGACGAGGACGGCGAGGGCGGGAACGCCCTGCCCCGTCCCACGCGCCAACTCAACCCCGGCGCCCGCCAGCGCTCCCACCAGCAGCACGAGTTCTCGCGCAAGAGTGTCAGCACGAACAGGGAAGAGAAGAACCCCATGAAGATGAAGCCTGCCCAGCCGAGCACCTCGGCGGCACGGCGGTGGCGCATGCGGCGGGCCACCATGCTGAGCGGCATCAACACCGCCGAGGCGACAAGCACCCCGGCCAGGCCCCAACCCGCGACGAGGTCGAGCTGCGGCACCAGCCGCCAACCGATGTACAGGTGCAGCAGCGCCACGATGAGCGAGAGGGTGGTGAAAGGCATGGCGAGCTTCGCGTTCCGGGCAGAGGCCTCAGGTGGGCCCGACTGTGCGCCACTTCAATGGCCGGCGGGGCCCGGACGCAAAAAAGCCCCGGGACCGGGGCTTTTGCAAATCACTCGCAGATCTGGCTGGCGGAGACGGAGGGATTCGAACCCTCGATGCAGGTTTTGCCCACATACTCCCTTAGCAGGGGAGCACCTTCGGCCACTCGGTCACGTCTCCAGCACAGGGCGGCATTCTAGTTCAGAAGGCCGCCGAAAAAGTCAGCCCGTTCAGGCTGGTTGTTGTTCGAGGTCGAAGGCCTTGTGGAGCGCACGCACGGCGAGCTCCATGTACTTCTCGTCGATCACCACGCTGGTCTTGATTTCGCTGGTGGTGATCATCTGGATGTTGATGCCCTCTTCCGACAGGCACCGGAACATCTTGGCGGCCACGCCCACATGCGAACGCATGCCGATGCCGACGATGCTCACCTTGCAGATCTTGTTGTCGCCGGTCACTTCCTTGGCGCCCATCTGCTGCTGCACCTTGTTCTTCAGCAGGTCGAGGGTGCGGGCGTAGTCGTTGCGGTGCACGGTGAACGAGAAGTCGGTCTTCCCGTCGTGCGACACGTTCTGGATGATCACGTCGACGTCGATGTTGGCGTCGGCCACCGGGCCGAGGATCTGGAACGCGATGCCGGGCTTGTCGGGCACGCCGGCGACGGTGATCTTGGCTTCGTCACGGTTGAACGCGATGCCTGCAACAACGGCTTGTTCCATTTTTTCGTCTTCCTCAAAAGTGATCAGGGTGCCGGACTTGGCCTCTTCAGCGAGGTCGATGTCCCAGGGGGTGAAGCTGGAGAGCACGCGGGTGGGCACGCGGTACTTGCCGGCGAATTCGACCGAACGGATCTGCAGCACCTTGGATCCGAGGCTGGCCATCTCGAGCATCTCTTCGAAGCTCACGGTGTGCAGGCGACGTGCCTCGGGCACGATGCGCGGGTCGGTGGTGTAGACGCCATCGACGTCGGTGTAGATGAGGCACTCGTCGGCCTTCATCGCGGCCGCCACGGCGACCGCCGAGGTGTCGGAGCCGCCACGGCCGAGCGTGGTGATGTTGCCCTTGTCGTCCACGCCCTGGAAGCCGGTGATGACGACCACCTTGCCGGCGGCGAGATCGGCGCGCACGCGCTTGTCGTCGATGCTCTGGATGCGGGCCTTGGTGTACGACGAGTCGGTGGCGATGGGCACCTGCCAGCCGGCGTAGCTCACGGCCTGGAGGCCTTCGGCCTGCAGCGCGATCGACAGCAGGCCGACCGATACCTGCTCGCCGGTGGAGGCGATCATGTCGAGCTCGCGCAGCACGCCGTCGCTTGCAATCTCGGGCGACAGCTCCTTGGCCAGGCCGAGCAGGCGGTTGGTCTCACCGCTCATGGCCGACGGCACCACCACCATCTGGTGCCCGGCGCGCGCCCACTTGGCCACGCGTTTGGCGACGTTGCGAATGCGCTCCGTGGAGCCCATGGAGGTGCCGCCGTATTTGTGAACGATGAGTGCCATGAAAAGAGCTGGTCCAAGGAAGGAAACCGCGCATTTTAGCCGCGCTGCCAGCGCAGGCCCAGCTGCGGCTGGCCAGGCAACGCTTGCACGCGTGCATCAATGCCCAGCCCCGGCACGAAGACGAGTTGACCGCCGCTGTAGACGAGGGGCCCGTCGCGCTCCCAGGCCGGCACGTCGGCTGCCTGGTACTGCTTCTTGAGGCTGCGCATGGGGCGCCCGATGCCGGCCATGAACTGCTCGCCGCCACTGCGCGGGGACAGGTCGAGCTGTGCCATCCAGGCGGGGTGCGCGCCGCCTTCGTTGACCTTGGAGGCGACCAGCACGCCGCCCCAGCCAGGAAGGGGATAGCGGCCCGGGCGCGTGATGCGCAAGGAGGTTTCCGGCAACGTCGTCGGGCTTGCGACGGAAGGCTCGTGCACCAGGCGGCCGCGATGGCGGTGCAGGCTCCCGGGCGGCCAGTCCCAACGGGCCTCGCCCGAGCCCGGCAGCTCGGCCAGCAAGCGCTGCAGCAGCGTGGAACTCGGCAGCGCTCCGCCTTCGCGCTGCAACCAGGCCCGCAGGACATTGACCTGCCGCGGCACGCTGAGCCGCTGCCACGCGGCGAGTTGCAGGCCACGCGCATCGGCCACACCCGCCAGGTCGATCGCCGCCAATTCGGCCAGGGCACTGGTCGCCTGCGCCGCCCAGGTAGCCGCATCGGCGAGGCTGCCCTCGGCTTGCGGGAAGGCTGCCGTCAAGGCCGGCCACACCTGGAGGCGCAGCCGGTTGCGTGCAAAGCGCGGCTGCTCGTTGCTGTCGTCCTCGACGAAGCGCAATCGGTGTTGCCGCACATAGGCGTCGATCGCGGAGCGCGGGCGTTGCAGCCAGGGACGCTCCCAGCGCACGCCATCACGCTCGGCCACCTGCGGCATGCCGGCCAAGCCGGCCACACCTGCACCGCGCAAGGCCTGCAGCAACAGCGTCTCGGCCTGGTCGCGCTGGTGGTGGGCGAGCAACACCACCGAAGCCCCCTCCTGGAGGGCCATCTCTCGCAATGCGCGGTAGCGCTCCCGCCGCGCCCAGGCTTCAACACTTTCACCCGCCAGCGGCTGCTGGGTCAACCTGCGCACACACAAGCGCACCGGCAAGCCTTGCTTCGCCCAGCGGGCACATTGCCGTTGTGCATGCGCGAGCCAGTCGTCGGCATGGGCACTCAGCCCATGGTGGACGTGGAGGGCAAGAACTTCAACGCCCTGCCCCACGGCCGCGGAGGCGGTGGCATGCAGCAGGGCGGTGGAATCGCGGCCGGCGCTGTAGGCGACCGCGACGCGACGAAGCGGATCAGCGGTCGCTGGTGTCCGTGAAGCGGCCATAGGACTGCAGGCGCTCGTAGCGCCTCTGCAGCAGTTCCTTGGGCTTGAGGTCGACGACCTGGCGGAGCGCGTCGTTCAGTGCGCGCTTGAGGAAGGCGCACATCTGCTTCGGATCGCGGTGCGCACCGCCCACCGGCTCGTTGACGATCTTGTCGATCAGGCCCAACGCCTTCAGGCGGTGTGCGGTGATGCCAAGCTGCTCGGCAGCATCGGACGCACGCTCTGCGGTGCGCCACAGGATGGAGGCGCAACCTTCCGGGGTGATCACCGAGTACACCGAATACTGCAGCATCAGCACCTGGTCGCCCACGCTGATGGCGAGCGCACCTCCCGAGCCACCTTCGCCGATGATGGTGGCGATGATGGGCACTTCGAGCTGCGCCATCTCGTAAATGTTGCGGCCGATGGCTTCCGACTGGCCACGCTCTTCGGCACCGATGCCAGGATAGGCCCCCGGGGTGTCGACCAAGGTAAAGACCGGCAGACCGAATTTCTCGGCCAGCTTCATCAGGCGCAAGGCTTTGCGATAACCCTCGGGGCGCGACATGCCGAAGTTGCGCATCGCACGCTCTTTGGTGTCGCGGCCCTTCTGGTGGCCGATGACCATGCAGGCCTGGCCGTTGAAGCGGGCGAGGCCGCCGACGATGGACTGATCGTCGGCGAAGTGGCGGTCGCCGCGCAGTTCCTGGAAGTCTGTGAAGACCTCGTTGATGTAGTCCATCGCATACGGACGCTGCGTATGCCGCGAGATCTGCGTCACCTGCCACGGGGTCAGGTTGGAATAGATGTCCTTGATGAGCTGCTGGCTTTTCTTGCCGAGCCGGTCGATCTCTTCGGAAATGTCGACCGCCGATTCGCTTTGCACGTAGCGCAGCTCTTCGATCTTGGTTTCAAGCTCGGCAATGGGTTGCTCGAACTCGAGGAAGTGTCGTTTGCTCATCCGTCTAGATCCCAGTGTGTTGACGCGCAGGGCGCGCGTTTTGCGTGAGGCGAGAGGTCTCGATAGGAGACGGGGTCTCAGTAAGCCACAGGCAGAGGGTCGAGGCTGCGCCAAATGTACCACGTGGCCACCGAGCGAAATGGGGCCCAGGCATCGCCCACTTCCCGTGCTTCGGCCCTCGAAACCGGCTCTCCGCTGAAGTAGTTGAGGCTGATGCCCTTGATGAGCCCGACGTCATCGAGCGGCAGCACATTGGGCCGCATCAGGTGGAAGATGAGGAACATTTCAGCCGTCCAGCGGCCGATGCCACGGATGGCCACCAGCTCCTCGATGATGGCTTCGTCGTCCATCTGCTGCCACTGGCGCACATGGACCTTGCCCGATTCGAAGTGCTGGGCCAGATCGAGCAAGTACTCGACCTTGCGTGCCGACAAACCGGCGCTGCGCATCACCGCCGCCTCGATCTGCGCCACGGCGGCTGGCAACACGCGCGTCGGAGCACCGTCCATCAGCGCGACGAACCGATCCCACACCGCCTGTGCGGCCTTGACCGAGATCTGCTGGCCGACGATGGAACGGGCGAGTGTGGTGAAGGCGTCGCCGCGGCTTTGCAGCTGCCCTTCCCCACACTGGGGAATGAGCTTGCGCATCACACGATCGCGCTTGGCGAGGTGCCTGCACGCCTCGTCCCAATAGTCGGGGGTGACGGTACGCACCACGGTCAGGCCTTGGTCCAGGTAGTGCCTTGCGGCGAGTCCTGCAGCACGATGCCTTGCGCGAGGAGGTCTTGGCGGATCTTGTCGGCGAGCGCGAAGTCGCGTGACTTCTTCGCCGCGGCACGTTCGTCGATCTTGGCCTGGATCGCCGCGTCGTCGACCGACGCGCCGCCTTGCAGGTAGGCGCGCGGGTTCTGTTGCAGCAGGCCCAGCACACCGGCGAGCCCCTTCAGCAGCGCAGCCTGCTCGGGTGAGCGGGTGCGGTTCACATCGCCCGCCAATTCGAAGAGGACGGCCACCGCTTCAGGCGTGGCGAAGTCGTCGTTCATCGCATCGCGAAAACGTGCGGCCTGCGGTTGCGACCAATCCACCGGCGTCGCCGGCACTTCGAGTTCCAGCAAGGAGGTGTAGAGCCGGCGCAAGCCGTTGCGCGCATCCTGCAAGTTGGCATCACCAAAATTCAGCGGGCTGCGGTAGTGCGTGCGCAGCATGAAGAAGCGCAGCGTCTCGCCGTCGTAGTGCTTCAGCACGTCGCGGATGGTGAAGAAGTTGCCGAGCGACTTCGACATCTTCTCGCCTTCCCCCTGCTCGTTGACGACGTTGAGGAAGCCGTTGTGCATCCACAGGTTGACGAAGCGCTTGCCGGTCGCGCCTTCGCTTTGCGCGATCTCGTTTTCGTGATGCGGGAACTGCAGATCGGCGCCACCGCCGTGGATGTCAAACTGCTCGCCGAGCAGCGCACAGCTCATCGCCGAGCACTCGATGTGCCAGCCGGGGCGGCCGGGACCGTACTCGCTGGCCCACTTGGCGTCTTCGGGCTCGGTGGGCTTGGCCGACTTCCACAGCACGAAGTCGAGCGGGTCGTCCTTGCCATCGAGCACCGCCACACGCTCGCCGGCACGCAACTGGTCGAGCGACTTGCCCGACAGCTTGCCGTAGCCCTCGAACTTGCGCACCGAGTAGTTCACGTCACCGTTTGGCGCGCGATAGGCGAAACCCTTTCGTTCGAGCGTGCTGATCATCTGCAGCATCTGCGGCACGTATTCGGTGGCCCGCGGCTCGTGAGTAGGCGGCTCGATGCCGAGCGCGGCAACATCTTCGTGCATCGCCTGCGTCATCTCGGCCGTCAACTGGCGGATCGGGATGTTGCGCTCGAGCGCGCGCTTGATGATCTTGTCGTCGATGTCGGTGATGTTGCGCACATACGTGACGCGGTAGCCCGATGCCCGCAGCCAGCGCGCCACCACATCGAAGGCCATCATGAAGCGCGCATGGCCCACATGGCACAGGTCGTAGATGGTCATGCCGCAGACGTACATGCGCACATGGTTGGGCTCGATCGGAGCGAACACCTCGGTCTGGCGGGTCAAGGTGTTGAAGATGCGCAAGGTCATCGGCTGGAGTGGGAACTGGAAGACGCCCGATGCTGTGAGATTCAACCGGCCGGCTTCAGTTGGAAGCGCTGGCCATGAGCTGTTGAAGGGCGTCGGGCAATGGGCCTGCGATACAATTTTCGGAGTATA
Protein-coding regions in this window:
- a CDS encoding aspartate kinase, producing MALIVHKYGGTSMGSTERIRNVAKRVAKWARAGHQMVVVPSAMSGETNRLLGLAKELSPEIASDGVLRELDMIASTGEQVSVGLLSIALQAEGLQAVSYAGWQVPIATDSSYTKARIQSIDDKRVRADLAAGKVVVITGFQGVDDKGNITTLGRGGSDTSAVAVAAAMKADECLIYTDVDGVYTTDPRIVPEARRLHTVSFEEMLEMASLGSKVLQIRSVEFAGKYRVPTRVLSSFTPWDIDLAEEAKSGTLITFEEDEKMEQAVVAGIAFNRDEAKITVAGVPDKPGIAFQILGPVADANIDVDVIIQNVSHDGKTDFSFTVHRNDYARTLDLLKNKVQQQMGAKEVTGDNKICKVSIVGIGMRSHVGVAAKMFRCLSEEGINIQMITTSEIKTSVVIDEKYMELAVRALHKAFDLEQQPA
- the tilS gene encoding tRNA lysidine(34) synthetase TilS, whose amino-acid sequence is MAASRTPATADPLRRVAVAYSAGRDSTALLHATASAAVGQGVEVLALHVHHGLSAHADDWLAHAQRQCARWAKQGLPVRLCVRRLTQQPLAGESVEAWARRERYRALREMALQEGASVVLLAHHQRDQAETLLLQALRGAGVAGLAGMPQVAERDGVRWERPWLQRPRSAIDAYVRQHRLRFVEDDSNEQPRFARNRLRLQVWPALTAAFPQAEGSLADAATWAAQATSALAELAAIDLAGVADARGLQLAAWQRLSVPRQVNVLRAWLQREGGALPSSTLLQRLLAELPGSGEARWDWPPGSLHRHRGRLVHEPSVASPTTLPETSLRITRPGRYPLPGWGGVLVASKVNEGGAHPAWMAQLDLSPRSGGEQFMAGIGRPMRSLKKQYQAADVPAWERDGPLVYSGGQLVFVPGLGIDARVQALPGQPQLGLRWQRG
- a CDS encoding acetyl-CoA carboxylase carboxyltransferase subunit alpha; this encodes MSKRHFLEFEQPIAELETKIEELRYVQSESAVDISEEIDRLGKKSQQLIKDIYSNLTPWQVTQISRHTQRPYAMDYINEVFTDFQELRGDRHFADDQSIVGGLARFNGQACMVIGHQKGRDTKERAMRNFGMSRPEGYRKALRLMKLAEKFGLPVFTLVDTPGAYPGIGAEERGQSEAIGRNIYEMAQLEVPIIATIIGEGGSGGALAISVGDQVLMLQYSVYSVITPEGCASILWRTAERASDAAEQLGITAHRLKALGLIDKIVNEPVGGAHRDPKQMCAFLKRALNDALRQVVDLKPKELLQRRYERLQSYGRFTDTSDR
- a CDS encoding DNA-3-methyladenine glycosylase — protein: MVRTVTPDYWDEACRHLAKRDRVMRKLIPQCGEGQLQSRGDAFTTLARSIVGQQISVKAAQAVWDRFVALMDGAPTRVLPAAVAQIEAAVMRSAGLSARKVEYLLDLAQHFESGKVHVRQWQQMDDEAIIEELVAIRGIGRWTAEMFLIFHLMRPNVLPLDDVGLIKGISLNYFSGEPVSRAEAREVGDAWAPFRSVATWYIWRSLDPLPVAY
- the cysS gene encoding cysteine--tRNA ligase; protein product: MTLRIFNTLTRQTEVFAPIEPNHVRMYVCGMTIYDLCHVGHARFMMAFDVVARWLRASGYRVTYVRNITDIDDKIIKRALERNIPIRQLTAEMTQAMHEDVAALGIEPPTHEPRATEYVPQMLQMISTLERKGFAYRAPNGDVNYSVRKFEGYGKLSGKSLDQLRAGERVAVLDGKDDPLDFVLWKSAKPTEPEDAKWASEYGPGRPGWHIECSAMSCALLGEQFDIHGGGADLQFPHHENEIAQSEGATGKRFVNLWMHNGFLNVVNEQGEGEKMSKSLGNFFTIRDVLKHYDGETLRFFMLRTHYRSPLNFGDANLQDARNGLRRLYTSLLELEVPATPVDWSQPQAARFRDAMNDDFATPEAVAVLFELAGDVNRTRSPEQAALLKGLAGVLGLLQQNPRAYLQGGASVDDAAIQAKIDERAAAKKSRDFALADKIRQDLLAQGIVLQDSPQGTTWTKA